Proteins encoded in a region of the Mycolicibacterium duvalii genome:
- a CDS encoding lysophospholipid acyltransferase family protein: MAGEPKAKVIPLHSNSSRSTAARRSATQRAESSRRHPSFVTDRDGGATAEELDAVIREIDQHRAGADGADATPNELARNIAAVADFVRKRMTGDYTVDEFGFDPHLNEAIFLPLLRVFFNSWFRVEVSGIENLPESGAGLVVANHAGVLPFDGLMASVAVRDHHPAQRNLRLLAADMVFDMPAVGQAARKAGHTMACTDDAHRLLVAGELTAVFPEGYKGLGKRFKDRYKLQRFGRGGFVSAALRTKAPIVPCSIVGSEEIYPMVADVKLLARLFGLPYFPVTPLFPLAGPLGVMPLPSKWYIEFGEPIPTADWDESAADDPMITFELTDQVRETIQQTLYRLLANRRNTFFG, translated from the coding sequence TTGGCGGGCGAGCCGAAGGCCAAAGTGATTCCGCTGCACTCGAATTCGAGTCGCAGCACGGCTGCGCGACGAAGCGCGACACAGCGCGCGGAGAGTTCGCGCCGACATCCGTCCTTCGTGACCGATCGTGACGGCGGCGCCACGGCCGAGGAACTCGACGCCGTCATCCGCGAGATCGACCAACACCGCGCCGGCGCCGACGGCGCCGACGCGACCCCCAACGAGCTCGCCAGAAACATCGCCGCGGTCGCCGACTTCGTCCGCAAGAGGATGACCGGTGACTACACCGTCGACGAGTTCGGCTTCGACCCCCATCTCAACGAAGCTATCTTCCTTCCTTTGCTGAGAGTGTTCTTCAACTCGTGGTTCCGGGTCGAGGTCAGTGGCATCGAGAACCTCCCTGAGTCCGGCGCGGGCCTCGTGGTGGCCAACCACGCGGGCGTGCTGCCGTTCGACGGTCTGATGGCCTCGGTCGCGGTGCGCGACCACCATCCGGCGCAGCGCAACCTGCGGCTGCTGGCCGCGGACATGGTGTTCGACATGCCGGCGGTGGGCCAGGCCGCCCGGAAGGCCGGCCACACCATGGCCTGCACCGACGACGCCCACCGGCTGCTCGTCGCCGGCGAGCTGACCGCGGTGTTCCCCGAGGGCTACAAGGGGCTGGGCAAGCGCTTCAAAGACCGCTACAAGCTGCAGCGCTTCGGCCGTGGAGGGTTCGTCTCGGCGGCGCTGCGCACGAAGGCGCCGATCGTGCCGTGCTCGATCGTCGGGTCCGAGGAGATCTATCCGATGGTCGCCGACGTCAAGCTGCTGGCGCGGCTGTTCGGCCTGCCCTACTTCCCGGTGACGCCGTTGTTCCCGCTGGCCGGCCCGTTGGGTGTGATGCCGCTGCCGTCGAAGTGGTACATCGAGTTCGGCGAGCCGATCCCGACCGCCGACTGGGACGAGTCCGCCGCGGACGACCCGATGATCACCTTCGAGCTGACCGACCAGGTGCGCGAAACCATTCAGCAGACGCTCTACCGGCTGCTGGCCAACCGGCGCAACACCTTCTTCGGCTGA
- a CDS encoding SDR family oxidoreductase, which produces MDSGAGTGDRGDHSGTRDELNYPKVVLVTGACRFLGGYLTARLAQNPLINQVIAVDAVAPSKDLLRRMGRAEFVRADIRNPFIAKVIRNGDVDTVVHAAAASYAPRSGGRAALKELNVMGAIQLFAACQKAPSVRRVILKSTSEVYGSSSRDPVLFDESSSRRRPPGEGFARDSIDIEGYARGLGRRRPDIAVTILRLANMIGPAMETALSRYLAQPVVPTVIGHDPRVQLLHEQDALGALERATVAGKPGTYNIGASGVIMMSQAIRRAGRIALPLPRSALVLVDSLWRATRLTELDREQLDYLSYGRVMDTSRMRHELGYSPKWTTAEAFDDYVRGRALKPIVDPQWVRSVEERAVAAAQRWGR; this is translated from the coding sequence ATGGATTCGGGAGCCGGCACCGGCGACAGGGGTGACCACTCCGGCACCCGCGACGAGCTCAACTACCCGAAGGTGGTCCTCGTCACGGGTGCCTGTCGTTTTCTCGGCGGGTACCTGACTGCGCGGCTGGCGCAGAATCCCCTCATCAACCAGGTGATCGCCGTCGACGCGGTCGCGCCGAGCAAGGACCTGTTGCGCCGGATGGGGCGCGCCGAGTTCGTACGCGCCGACATCCGCAACCCGTTCATCGCCAAGGTCATCCGCAACGGCGACGTCGATACCGTGGTGCACGCCGCCGCGGCGTCCTACGCGCCGCGTTCGGGCGGACGCGCCGCGCTCAAGGAACTCAACGTGATGGGCGCGATCCAGCTGTTCGCCGCCTGCCAGAAGGCGCCGTCGGTGCGTCGGGTCATCCTGAAGTCCACCTCGGAGGTGTACGGGTCCAGTTCTCGAGATCCGGTCCTGTTCGACGAGAGCAGCAGCCGACGGCGGCCGCCGGGGGAGGGCTTCGCGCGCGACAGCATCGACATCGAGGGGTACGCGCGCGGCCTCGGCCGTCGGCGCCCCGACATCGCGGTGACGATTCTGCGGCTGGCCAACATGATCGGTCCGGCGATGGAGACCGCGCTGTCGCGCTATCTGGCACAGCCCGTGGTGCCGACGGTGATCGGACACGACCCGCGGGTGCAGCTGCTGCACGAGCAGGACGCACTGGGGGCCCTGGAGCGCGCCACGGTGGCCGGGAAACCGGGCACCTACAACATCGGTGCCTCGGGGGTCATCATGATGAGCCAGGCGATCCGCCGGGCCGGCCGCATCGCGCTGCCGCTGCCGCGCTCGGCGCTGGTGCTGGTGGATTCGCTGTGGCGGGCCACCCGCCTCACCGAGCTCGATCGCGAGCAGCTCGACTATCTCAGTTACGGGCGCGTGATGGACACCTCCCGGATGCGCCATGAACTCGGCTATTCCCCGAAGTGGACGACGGCCGAAGCTTTCGACGATTACGTGCGGGGACGGGCGTTGAAACCCATCGTCGACCCGCAGTGGGTACGCTCGGTCGAGGAACGCGCCGTCGCTGCGGCGCAGCGCTGGGGGCGATAG
- a CDS encoding 30S ribosomal protein bS22 produces the protein MGSVIKKRRKRMSKKKHRKLLRRTRVQRRKLGK, from the coding sequence ATGGGTTCTGTCATCAAGAAGCGGCGCAAGCGCATGTCGAAGAAGAAGCACCGCAAGCTGCTGCGTCGCACCCGGGTCCAGCGCAGAAAACTGGGCAAGTAG
- a CDS encoding helix-turn-helix domain-containing protein produces MTSTNGPSARDSSGGGKPARETGQGDGQAPRAQFLTVAEVASLMRVSKMTVYRLVHNGELPAVRVGRSFRVHAKAVHDMLESSYFDAG; encoded by the coding sequence ATGACGTCTACGAACGGGCCGTCGGCGCGGGATTCGTCCGGCGGAGGTAAGCCGGCACGAGAAACCGGCCAGGGGGACGGCCAGGCGCCGCGGGCGCAGTTCCTCACTGTCGCCGAGGTGGCCAGCCTGATGCGGGTCAGCAAGATGACGGTGTACCGGCTGGTGCACAACGGCGAGCTGCCGGCGGTCCGGGTCGGGCGGTCGTTTCGTGTGCACGCCAAAGCCGTTCACGACATGTTGGAGAGCTCGTACTTCGACGCCGGGTAG
- the proC gene encoding pyrroline-5-carboxylate reductase: MPRIAIIGGGNIGEALLAGLLRAGRQVKDLVVAEKSPGRADYLSKKYSVLVTTVSEAVDTAHYVVIAVKPGDITHVIGDIADTAARAESNAAEQVFVSVAAGVSTEFYENKLPAGSPVVRVMPNAPMLVGGGVSALAPGRFATDEHLKQVSTLFDAVGGVLTVTEAQMDAVTAVSGSGPAYFFLMVEALVDAAVDAGLSRAVATDLAVQTMAGSAAMLLERLDQSAPDGEAAPAGPIAAVLDTSPAELRATVTSPGGTTAAGLRELERGGLRAAVANAVAAAKTRSEQLGITSE, translated from the coding sequence ATGCCCAGAATCGCGATCATCGGCGGCGGAAACATCGGCGAAGCCCTGCTGGCGGGACTGCTGCGGGCGGGTAGGCAGGTCAAGGACCTGGTGGTGGCGGAGAAAAGCCCGGGGCGCGCGGACTACCTGTCCAAGAAGTACTCGGTGCTCGTCACGACGGTTTCCGAGGCCGTCGACACCGCCCACTACGTGGTCATCGCGGTCAAACCTGGGGACATCACCCACGTCATCGGCGACATCGCCGACACCGCCGCGCGGGCCGAGAGCAACGCCGCCGAGCAGGTCTTCGTCAGTGTGGCCGCCGGGGTCAGCACCGAGTTCTACGAGAACAAGCTGCCCGCCGGGTCGCCGGTGGTGCGCGTCATGCCCAACGCTCCGATGCTCGTCGGAGGCGGTGTCAGCGCGCTGGCGCCGGGCCGGTTCGCGACCGATGAACACCTCAAGCAGGTGTCGACGTTGTTCGACGCGGTCGGCGGGGTGCTGACCGTCACCGAGGCCCAGATGGACGCTGTCACGGCGGTGTCGGGTTCAGGCCCGGCGTACTTCTTTCTCATGGTGGAGGCGCTCGTCGACGCCGCGGTCGACGCCGGACTCTCCCGGGCGGTGGCCACCGATCTGGCGGTGCAGACCATGGCGGGTTCGGCGGCCATGTTGCTGGAGCGGCTGGACCAGTCCGCACCGGACGGCGAGGCCGCGCCGGCCGGGCCGATCGCCGCGGTGCTGGACACCTCGCCCGCGGAGCTGCGGGCCACAGTCACGTCCCCCGGCGGCACTACCGCCGCTGGTCTGCGGGAACTCGAGCGCGGGGGCCTCCGGGCCGCTGTCGCCAATGCGGTGGCCGCGGCGAAAACCCGGTCTGAGCAGCTCGGAATTACATCCGAGTAG
- a CDS encoding thioesterase family protein, whose amino-acid sequence MTSSTLFTDAMALTPAGEGVYHGVLNEHWTIGPKVHGGAMLALCANAARHEMPGVEPIAVSGNFLWAPDPGAMQVVTTVRKRGRRVSLVDVELRQGDRVGDERSREEHRVAVRAAITMGIPEHHVPPLLSVNPVLPLMMPEPPPGLEPIGPGHPMADIVHLCRGCDIRPSLTTFAPRTDGGPPMIEYWVRPKGVEPDLLFALLCGDVSAPVTYGVNRFGWAPTVQLTAYLRALPADGWLRVMCTTTQIGQDWFDEDHIVVDSQGHIVVQTRQLAMVPAAQA is encoded by the coding sequence ATGACCAGCTCGACCCTGTTCACCGACGCGATGGCGCTCACCCCGGCCGGTGAGGGCGTGTATCACGGAGTGCTCAACGAGCATTGGACGATCGGCCCGAAGGTGCACGGCGGGGCGATGCTGGCGCTGTGCGCCAACGCGGCCCGTCACGAGATGCCCGGCGTCGAGCCGATCGCGGTGTCCGGCAACTTCCTGTGGGCGCCCGACCCGGGTGCGATGCAGGTGGTCACGACGGTGCGCAAGCGTGGCCGCCGGGTGAGCCTGGTCGACGTCGAGCTGCGCCAGGGCGATCGGGTGGGCGATGAGCGCTCGCGCGAAGAGCATCGGGTAGCCGTGCGGGCCGCGATCACGATGGGCATCCCCGAACACCATGTGCCGCCGCTGCTGTCGGTGAACCCGGTGCTGCCGCTGATGATGCCCGAGCCGCCGCCGGGGTTGGAGCCGATCGGACCCGGCCACCCGATGGCCGACATCGTCCACCTGTGCCGCGGCTGCGACATCCGGCCGTCGCTGACGACGTTCGCCCCGCGCACCGACGGTGGCCCGCCGATGATCGAGTACTGGGTCCGGCCCAAAGGAGTGGAACCGGACCTGTTGTTCGCGCTGCTGTGCGGCGACGTGTCGGCTCCGGTGACGTACGGAGTCAACAGGTTCGGCTGGGCTCCCACCGTTCAGCTGACCGCCTATCTCCGGGCGCTGCCGGCCGACGGGTGGCTGCGGGTGATGTGCACGACGACCCAGATCGGTCAGGACTGGTTCGACGAGGACCACATCGTGGTCGATTCGCAGGGACACATCGTCGTCCAGACCCGCCAGCTGGCGATGGTGCCCGCAGCTCAGGCCTGA
- a CDS encoding sugar phosphate isomerase/epimerase family protein, whose translation MRPAIKVGLSTASVYPLRTEAAFEYAATLGYDGVELMVWAESISQDVDAIEEMSRRYDVPVLSVHAPCLLISQRVWGANPIPKLERSVRAAEQLGAQTVVVHPPFRWQRRYAEGFSAQVAELEAGSDVMVAVENMFPFRADRFFGAGQTSIERMRKRGGRPGPGLSAFAPSYDPLEGGHAHYTLDLSHTATAGTDAVEMAQRMGEGLVHLHLCDGSGASTDEHLVPGRGTQPTVQICEMLAASDFSGHVILEVTTSGARTAAEREDLLTESLQFARAHLLR comes from the coding sequence GTGCGCCCTGCCATCAAGGTCGGACTGTCGACAGCGTCGGTCTATCCGCTTCGTACCGAAGCCGCGTTCGAGTACGCCGCCACGCTCGGCTACGACGGCGTCGAGCTGATGGTGTGGGCCGAATCGATCAGCCAGGACGTAGATGCCATCGAGGAGATGTCGCGCCGCTACGACGTTCCGGTGCTGTCGGTGCATGCACCGTGCCTGCTGATCTCGCAGCGCGTGTGGGGCGCCAATCCGATCCCGAAACTGGAACGCAGCGTCCGCGCCGCCGAGCAGCTCGGCGCGCAGACCGTGGTGGTGCATCCGCCGTTCCGGTGGCAGCGCCGCTACGCCGAGGGGTTCAGCGCCCAGGTCGCCGAATTGGAGGCCGGCAGCGACGTGATGGTGGCCGTGGAGAACATGTTCCCGTTCCGCGCCGACCGGTTCTTCGGCGCCGGCCAGACGTCGATCGAGCGGATGCGCAAACGCGGCGGCCGGCCCGGTCCGGGGCTGTCGGCGTTCGCCCCGTCCTATGATCCGCTTGAGGGTGGGCACGCCCACTACACCCTGGATCTTTCCCATACCGCCACAGCGGGGACCGACGCCGTCGAGATGGCGCAGCGGATGGGTGAGGGGCTGGTGCACCTGCACCTGTGCGACGGCAGCGGCGCGTCGACCGACGAGCACCTGGTCCCCGGCCGGGGCACCCAACCGACGGTCCAGATCTGCGAGATGCTGGCCGCGAGCGACTTCTCCGGCCATGTCATCCTCGAGGTGACCACCTCCGGTGCGCGCACCGCCGCCGAACGCGAGGACCTTCTGACCGAGTCGCTGCAGTTCGCCCGGGCGCATCTGCTGCGCTGA
- a CDS encoding Ppx/GppA phosphatase family protein, producing the protein MRLGVLDVGSNTVHLLVVDARRGGHPTPMSSTKASLRLAEATDSSGKITRRGAEKLISTVDEFAKIARSSGCAEMMAFATSAVRDATNSDDVLARVRAETGVALQVLSGVDESRLTFLAVRRWYGWSAGRIINIDIGGGSLELSSGVDEEPDVALSLPLGAGRLTREWLPDDPPGRRRVNMLRDWLANELAGTGGAITAAGPADLAVATSKTFRSLARLTGAAPSGAGPRVKRTLTATGLRQLIAFISRMTASDRAELEGVSADRAPQIVAGALVAEASMKALGIETVDICPWALREGLILRKLDSEADGTALVGGAGESGTQQISVRDAGR; encoded by the coding sequence GTGCGATTAGGCGTGCTCGACGTGGGCAGCAACACCGTCCACCTGTTGGTGGTGGACGCGCGCCGCGGTGGGCACCCGACCCCGATGAGTTCGACCAAGGCGTCGCTGCGCCTGGCCGAGGCCACAGACAGTTCGGGCAAGATCACCCGGCGCGGTGCCGAGAAGCTGATCAGCACGGTCGACGAGTTCGCCAAGATCGCCCGGAGTTCGGGCTGCGCGGAGATGATGGCGTTCGCCACCTCCGCGGTGCGGGACGCGACGAATTCCGACGACGTGCTGGCGCGGGTGCGGGCCGAGACGGGGGTCGCGCTGCAGGTGCTCAGCGGCGTCGACGAGTCGCGGCTGACGTTCCTGGCGGTGCGCCGGTGGTACGGGTGGAGCGCCGGACGCATCATCAATATCGACATCGGCGGCGGCTCGCTGGAGTTGTCGAGCGGGGTCGACGAGGAACCCGACGTCGCGCTGTCGTTGCCGCTGGGCGCCGGTCGCCTGACCCGGGAGTGGCTGCCCGACGACCCGCCCGGCCGGCGCCGGGTCAACATGCTGCGGGACTGGCTGGCCAACGAGCTGGCCGGCACCGGCGGTGCCATCACCGCGGCCGGTCCGGCCGACCTGGCGGTGGCCACCTCGAAGACCTTCCGCTCCCTGGCGCGGCTGACCGGCGCGGCGCCCTCGGGCGCCGGTCCGCGGGTCAAGCGGACGCTGACCGCCACCGGGCTTCGCCAGCTCATAGCGTTCATCTCTAGGATGACCGCGTCTGACCGTGCGGAGCTGGAAGGAGTGAGCGCCGACCGGGCGCCGCAGATCGTTGCGGGCGCGCTGGTGGCGGAGGCCAGTATGAAAGCCCTCGGTATCGAAACGGTGGACATCTGTCCCTGGGCGTTGCGGGAGGGGTTGATTCTGCGGAAACTCGACAGCGAGGCCGACGGCACCGCCCTGGTGGGGGGTGCCGGCGAATCGGGCACGCAGCAGATATCGGTGCGCGATGCTGGACGATGA
- a CDS encoding response regulator transcription factor, with amino-acid sequence MTSVLIVEDEESLADPLAFLLRKEGFETTVVTDGPSALAEFDRAGADIVLLDLMLPGMSGTDVCRQLRSRSSVPVIMVTARDSEIDKVVGLELGADDYVTKPYSARELIARIRAVLRRGADHEELGLDDGVLESGPVRMDVERHVVSVNGNPITLPLKEFDLLEYLMRNSGRVLTRGQLIDRVWGADYVGDTKTLDVHVKRLRSKIEADPANPVHLVTVRGLGYKLEG; translated from the coding sequence ATGACCAGTGTGTTGATCGTGGAGGACGAGGAGTCCTTGGCCGATCCCCTGGCGTTCCTGCTGCGCAAGGAGGGCTTCGAGACCACCGTGGTGACCGACGGCCCCTCGGCCCTGGCCGAGTTCGACCGCGCCGGCGCCGACATCGTGCTGCTCGATCTGATGCTGCCCGGGATGAGCGGCACCGACGTGTGCCGGCAGCTGCGGTCCCGCTCGAGTGTGCCGGTCATCATGGTGACCGCCCGGGACAGCGAGATCGACAAGGTGGTCGGCCTGGAACTCGGCGCCGACGACTACGTCACCAAGCCGTACTCCGCGCGCGAACTGATCGCGCGGATCCGGGCGGTGCTGCGGCGCGGCGCCGATCACGAGGAACTCGGGCTCGATGACGGGGTGCTGGAGTCCGGCCCGGTCCGGATGGACGTCGAACGTCACGTGGTCAGCGTCAACGGCAATCCGATCACGTTGCCGCTCAAGGAGTTCGACCTGCTGGAATACCTGATGCGCAACAGCGGACGGGTGCTGACCCGCGGCCAGCTCATCGACCGGGTGTGGGGCGCCGATTACGTCGGAGACACCAAGACCCTCGACGTGCACGTCAAACGGCTGCGCAGCAAGATCGAGGCCGACCCGGCCAACCCGGTGCACCTGGTCACCGTTCGCGGGCTGGGTTACAAGCTCGAGGGGTAG
- a CDS encoding sensor histidine kinase, whose protein sequence is MSVVSALLLAAIVALLAMPVGVAVGARVAPRLNDRRQRRAAAQSGLTVSQMLERIAAQSPNGVVVVDTFRDVVYCNDRAEELGVVRDRLLDDRAWEGARRTLATGADVEIDLSRPSSRSGRSGLSVRGHVRLLTEADRRFAVIYVFDQSEQARMEATRRDFVANVSHELKTPVGAMSVLAEAVLASADDADTVRHFAEKIVAESNRLADMVGELIELSRLQGAEALPDLGVVEVDSVVSEALSRHKVAADNADIAITTDAPTGFRVLGDQTLLVTAIANLVSNAIAYSPHGSSVSISRRRIGNTIEIAVTDRGIGIAPADQERVFERFFRVDKARSRATGGTGLGLAIVKHVAANHNGSIRLWSRPGTGSTFTLSIPAYLPDEDSEHDERED, encoded by the coding sequence GTGAGTGTCGTATCGGCGCTGCTGCTCGCAGCGATCGTGGCACTGCTGGCGATGCCGGTCGGTGTGGCGGTCGGGGCCCGAGTGGCTCCGCGCCTGAACGACCGTCGACAGCGCCGGGCCGCGGCGCAGTCCGGGCTCACCGTCTCCCAGATGCTCGAGCGCATCGCCGCGCAATCACCCAACGGTGTGGTGGTCGTCGACACCTTCCGTGACGTTGTGTACTGCAACGACCGCGCCGAGGAACTCGGGGTGGTGCGCGATCGGCTGCTCGACGACCGGGCGTGGGAGGGCGCGCGGCGCACCCTGGCCACCGGCGCCGACGTCGAGATCGACCTGTCGCGCCCCTCGAGCCGGTCCGGCCGCTCGGGTTTGTCGGTGCGCGGACATGTCCGGCTGCTCACCGAAGCCGACAGGCGGTTCGCGGTGATCTACGTCTTCGACCAGTCCGAGCAGGCGCGGATGGAAGCCACCCGCCGCGATTTCGTGGCCAACGTCAGCCACGAGCTCAAGACCCCGGTCGGGGCGATGAGCGTGCTGGCAGAAGCGGTGCTGGCGTCGGCCGACGACGCCGACACGGTGCGGCATTTCGCCGAGAAGATCGTCGCCGAATCCAACCGACTGGCCGACATGGTGGGTGAACTGATCGAACTGTCCCGGCTGCAGGGCGCCGAGGCGCTGCCTGATCTGGGGGTCGTCGAAGTGGACAGCGTGGTCTCCGAGGCGCTGTCCCGGCACAAGGTGGCCGCCGACAACGCCGACATCGCGATCACCACCGACGCTCCCACCGGCTTCCGGGTGCTGGGTGACCAGACGCTGCTGGTGACCGCGATCGCCAACCTCGTGTCCAACGCCATCGCCTATTCACCGCACGGCTCCTCGGTGTCGATCAGCCGGCGCCGCATCGGCAACACGATCGAGATCGCGGTCACCGACCGCGGGATCGGTATCGCCCCGGCCGACCAGGAGCGGGTGTTCGAACGGTTCTTCCGGGTGGACAAGGCCCGCTCCCGCGCCACCGGCGGCACCGGTCTGGGCCTGGCGATCGTCAAACACGTTGCCGCCAACCACAACGGATCCATCCGGCTGTGGAGTCGGCCGGGAACCGGATCGACGTTCACGTTGTCGATTCCGGCGTATCTGCCTGACGAAGACTCCGAACACGACGAACGAGAGGACTAG
- a CDS encoding phosphoglyceromutase: MADTATLILLRHGESEWNALNLFTGWVDVDLTDKGRAEAARAGELLAEQDRLPDVVYTSLLRRAITTANLALDKADRHWIPVHRDWRLNERHYGALQGLDKAETKAKYGDEQFMAWRRSYDTPPPAIEVGSQFSQDADPRYADVPGGPPLTECLKDVVERFVPYYTETIVPDLKAGKTVLIAAHGNSLRALVKYLDGMSDDDVVGLNIPTGIPLRYDLDENLSPVRQGGTYLDPDAAAAGAAAVAAQGAK; the protein is encoded by the coding sequence ATGGCAGATACCGCGACGCTGATCCTGCTCCGCCACGGCGAGAGTGAGTGGAACGCGCTGAACCTGTTCACCGGCTGGGTCGACGTCGATCTGACCGACAAGGGCCGCGCCGAGGCCGCCCGCGCCGGCGAGTTGCTCGCCGAGCAGGACCGGCTGCCCGACGTCGTCTACACCTCGCTGCTGCGTCGCGCCATCACCACCGCCAACCTCGCCCTGGACAAGGCCGACCGGCACTGGATCCCGGTGCACCGCGACTGGCGGCTCAACGAGCGCCACTACGGCGCGCTGCAGGGACTCGACAAAGCCGAGACCAAGGCCAAGTACGGCGATGAGCAGTTCATGGCGTGGCGGCGCAGCTACGACACCCCGCCGCCGGCCATCGAGGTTGGGTCGCAGTTCAGCCAGGACGCCGATCCGCGCTACGCCGACGTGCCGGGCGGCCCGCCGCTGACCGAGTGCCTCAAGGACGTGGTGGAGCGCTTCGTCCCGTACTACACCGAGACCATCGTGCCGGACCTGAAAGCGGGGAAGACGGTGCTGATCGCCGCGCACGGCAACTCGCTGCGCGCGCTGGTCAAGTATCTGGACGGCATGAGCGACGACGACGTCGTCGGGCTCAACATCCCGACCGGGATCCCGCTGCGCTACGACTTGGATGAGAACCTGTCGCCGGTCCGCCAGGGCGGCACGTATCTCGACCCCGACGCCGCAGCCGCCGGGGCGGCGGCGGTGGCCGCCCAGGGCGCGAAGTAG
- a CDS encoding YbjN domain-containing protein, with product MSAPATPDTVVAVIEKTLHEHELPYFHHKGAHGGLPGVVVELPGERRLKTNTILSVGEHSVRIEAFVCRRPDENHEGVYRFLLKRNRRLYGVAYTLDNVGDIYLVGRMALASVTPDEVDRVLGQVLEAVDSDFNTLLELGFRSSIEKEWEWRVSRGESLQNLRAFEHLISDSDD from the coding sequence ATGAGTGCCCCGGCCACTCCCGACACCGTGGTCGCGGTCATCGAGAAGACCCTCCACGAACACGAGCTGCCCTACTTCCATCACAAGGGCGCCCACGGCGGCCTGCCCGGGGTCGTGGTGGAACTGCCCGGCGAGCGGCGCCTGAAGACCAACACCATCCTGTCGGTCGGTGAGCACTCGGTGCGCATCGAGGCGTTCGTCTGCCGACGACCCGACGAGAACCACGAGGGCGTCTACCGCTTCCTGCTCAAGCGCAACCGCAGGCTCTACGGGGTCGCGTACACCCTCGACAACGTCGGCGACATCTACCTCGTCGGCCGGATGGCGCTGGCGTCGGTGACCCCTGACGAGGTCGACCGGGTCCTGGGCCAGGTCCTCGAGGCCGTCGACTCGGACTTCAACACGCTGCTCGAGTTGGGGTTCCGCTCGTCGATCGAAAAAGAGTGGGAATGGCGGGTGTCGCGGGGTGAGTCGCTGCAGAACCTGCGCGCCTTCGAGCACCTCATCAGCGACTCCGACGACTGA